From Novosphingobium decolorationis, one genomic window encodes:
- a CDS encoding cupin domain-containing protein, whose amino-acid sequence MKDEVGVRLRAVRERKDISQRALAKLAGVPSSTISLIEGGRTNPSVGSLKRILDAIGMTLGEFFNLDVTEDRSIFFKRNDLSEIGRGGVSYRQVGQSGSSSIQMLYETYQPGSESGRVMLTHEGEEAGVIISGKLEVTVDDETRVLQVGDAYLFSSQLPHRFRNTGKEPCIVVSACTPPSF is encoded by the coding sequence ATGAAGGACGAAGTAGGCGTGCGCCTGCGCGCCGTGCGCGAGCGCAAGGACATCAGCCAGAGAGCCCTGGCCAAACTGGCCGGCGTACCCAGCAGCACGATCTCGCTGATCGAGGGCGGCCGCACCAACCCCTCGGTCGGATCGCTCAAGCGCATCCTCGATGCAATCGGCATGACGCTCGGCGAATTCTTCAACCTCGACGTCACCGAGGATCGCAGCATATTCTTCAAAAGAAATGACCTTTCAGAGATCGGACGCGGCGGCGTGAGCTATCGCCAGGTGGGCCAGAGCGGCAGTTCCTCGATCCAGATGCTCTACGAAACCTACCAGCCGGGCTCGGAAAGCGGGCGGGTGATGCTCACCCATGAAGGCGAGGAAGCGGGCGTCATCATCTCGGGTAAACTGGAAGTGACGGTCGATGACGAAACCCGCGTTCTGCAGGTGGGCGATGCCTATCTCTTCTCCAGCCAGTTGCCCCATCGCTTCCGCAATACCGGCAAGGAACCGTGCATC
- a CDS encoding amine dehydrogenase large subunit: MHIKTSLRLASALLVLALPGAAMAAQGPLPPPLEEEVSDVAVMGAPGPHRLVLAGGFGSGGAQIRDGEDGKLLGTVSLGGLANIAYAPDQSRIYVAETIWTKGNRGTRQDMISVYDGRTLNLQEEITLPGRVFMVPRRTNFSISTDGARAYMYNFDPSASVNVVDLASGDVQVVDTPGCAHAMAWGRTGFAVICGDGSIGSVDTAKALELKRSAAFFDAENDPLFEEAAIDPKAGKGVFLSYTGVIHEVSLEDAKEVAAWPIQEAAGLELARPDDLQLAWRPGGSVVSAWHHASNLLFVLMHPGEHWTQKEKGTQLWVVDLTKREVVERVPLKTPVTSVEVSQDAEPLLYLVTEDGGLEVLNALDRSEKTSVSNVGSVVPVTPMP, encoded by the coding sequence ATGCACATCAAGACATCACTTCGCCTTGCATCGGCCCTTCTGGTGCTTGCACTGCCGGGCGCGGCCATGGCTGCGCAAGGTCCGTTGCCGCCGCCGCTCGAAGAGGAAGTCAGCGACGTGGCGGTCATGGGCGCGCCCGGGCCGCACCGGCTGGTGCTGGCGGGCGGCTTCGGTTCGGGCGGCGCGCAGATCCGCGACGGCGAGGACGGCAAGCTCCTGGGCACCGTATCGCTCGGCGGCCTCGCCAACATCGCCTATGCGCCCGACCAGTCCCGCATCTACGTGGCCGAGACGATCTGGACCAAGGGCAACCGCGGTACGCGCCAGGACATGATCAGTGTCTATGACGGCCGGACGCTCAACCTTCAGGAAGAGATCACCCTGCCGGGCCGGGTCTTCATGGTTCCGCGCCGCACCAACTTCTCGATCAGCACCGACGGCGCGCGCGCCTACATGTACAACTTCGATCCTTCCGCCTCGGTCAACGTGGTGGACCTTGCAAGCGGAGATGTGCAGGTGGTCGATACGCCCGGCTGCGCCCATGCGATGGCCTGGGGAAGGACCGGCTTCGCAGTCATCTGTGGCGACGGTTCGATCGGCTCGGTCGATACGGCCAAGGCGCTCGAACTCAAGCGCTCGGCCGCGTTCTTCGATGCGGAGAACGATCCGCTCTTCGAGGAAGCCGCGATCGATCCCAAGGCGGGCAAGGGGGTGTTCCTGTCCTACACAGGTGTCATCCACGAGGTGTCGCTTGAGGACGCGAAGGAAGTGGCGGCCTGGCCGATCCAGGAGGCCGCGGGGCTCGAACTGGCGCGCCCCGACGACCTGCAGTTGGCCTGGCGTCCCGGGGGCAGCGTGGTTTCCGCCTGGCATCACGCGAGCAATCTCCTCTTCGTGCTGATGCACCCGGGTGAGCACTGGACGCAGAAGGAAAAGGGGACACAGCTCTGGGTCGTCGATCTGACCAAACGCGAGGTCGTGGAGCGCGTGCCGCTCAAGACCCCGGTGACCTCGGTTGAGGTCAGCCAGGATGCTGAGCCCTTGCTCTACCTCGTCACCGAGGATGGCGGCCTGGAAGTCCTCAATGCGCTCGATCGCAGCGAGAAGACCTCGGTCAGCAACGTGGGATCGGTCGTGCCGGTCACCCCGATGCCATGA
- a CDS encoding MauE/DoxX family redox-associated membrane protein, with protein sequence MSVLDTGLLLATGAGALRFGTALLLVGAVLPKLRNRSAFAGVVANYKLLPRPLVGVVAGLLPWLELALAAALLVPLTASLAAFSAALLLTLFAAAIAINISRGRAHIDCGCRGDELRQPLRAGMVVRNFVWAVLLIGSAGIGGLAPASMAQGLALLVALTAGMLGAVLLHILEIFWALPARRARPQAGG encoded by the coding sequence ATGAGCGTGCTCGACACCGGCCTTCTCCTTGCCACCGGGGCAGGGGCCCTGCGCTTCGGGACCGCGCTGCTTCTCGTAGGCGCTGTGCTTCCCAAGCTGCGCAACCGCTCGGCCTTCGCAGGCGTGGTCGCCAACTACAAGCTGCTCCCGCGCCCTCTGGTGGGCGTGGTGGCAGGGCTGCTTCCCTGGCTTGAACTGGCGCTCGCCGCGGCGCTTCTGGTGCCGCTGACGGCCTCGCTGGCGGCCTTCAGTGCGGCGCTGCTGCTCACGCTCTTTGCCGCGGCCATCGCCATCAACATCAGCCGCGGGCGTGCGCATATCGACTGCGGCTGCCGGGGCGATGAACTGCGCCAGCCGCTACGCGCCGGCATGGTCGTGCGCAACTTTGTCTGGGCGGTGCTTCTGATCGGCTCGGCCGGGATTGGCGGGCTCGCGCCTGCCTCCATGGCGCAGGGGCTTGCGCTCCTCGTGGCTCTTACGGCCGGTATGCTGGGCGCGGTGCTGCTCCACATTCTCGAAATCTTCTGGGCGCTGCCGGCTCGGCGCGCCCGCCCCCAAGCCGGAGGCTGA
- the mauD gene encoding methylamine dehydrogenase accessory protein MauD: protein MLLVTTALVLLWMLVIAMAFVILALARQIGVLHERLAPVGALATAQGAQAGEQAPVMPGHLLGGGTIEIGGALAAGSLRLLLFVAPSCPICKKLIPIALDVARDERVDLVFVGDEDPDEQRRMIERHGLAGQTFVNGPEVGMAFAVAKLPHAILLDDAGKVVARGLVNSREHLESLLVAHETGHSNVQSYLRASRAPALEAAE from the coding sequence ATGCTTCTTGTCACCACTGCCCTTGTCCTGCTCTGGATGCTGGTCATCGCCATGGCCTTCGTGATCCTGGCGCTGGCCCGCCAGATCGGCGTCCTTCACGAACGCCTTGCGCCTGTCGGCGCGCTCGCCACCGCGCAAGGGGCTCAGGCGGGCGAGCAGGCCCCCGTCATGCCCGGCCATCTGCTGGGCGGCGGCACGATCGAGATCGGGGGGGCGCTTGCCGCAGGTTCGCTGCGCCTGCTGCTCTTCGTCGCGCCGTCCTGCCCGATCTGCAAGAAGCTCATCCCCATCGCGCTCGACGTGGCGCGTGACGAGCGTGTCGATCTCGTCTTCGTCGGGGATGAGGACCCGGACGAGCAGCGCCGCATGATCGAGCGCCATGGCCTTGCGGGCCAGACTTTCGTCAACGGGCCCGAAGTGGGGATGGCCTTTGCCGTTGCCAAGCTGCCCCACGCGATCCTGCTCGATGACGCGGGCAAGGTCGTCGCGCGCGGCCTCGTCAACAGCCGCGAGCATCTGGAGAGCCTGCTGGTCGCGCACGAGACCGGCCATTCCAACGTGCAGAGCTACCTGCGCGCGAGCCGCGCCCCGGCGCTGGAGGCCGCCGAATAA